A window of Conger conger chromosome 13, fConCon1.1, whole genome shotgun sequence contains these coding sequences:
- the LOC133107332 gene encoding odorant receptor 131-2-like — MENASTISSNAQEYLSDSHRLKFSFSLIPVVFFTYFNCVMLFTLKRKAAFQGVPRYILFGHMLLADSLQFLCSMLSYFIAVAKVYMTNGLCGVLLSLTNITTHISPLNLAVMVLERYSAICFPLRHAEIATIGLIIIYTYIAIMVEAKSASSNKRKAAKAQNTVLLHLIQLGLCLSSLAVSALNELASRLEARTRSNVMYVNFMVFIILPRCLSPLIYGMRDEMFRPVFIYYFTFGLKI; from the exons ATGGAAAATGCCTCCACCATTTCCAGCAATGCACAGGAATATTTGTCTGATTCTCACAGGCTAAAGTTTAGTTTCTCACTCATCCCTGTTGTCTTCTTCACCTACTTCAACTGTGTCATGCTTTTCACCCTGAAAAGAAAGGCAGCATTCCAAGGAGTGCCTCGCTACATCCTCTTTGGCCACATGCTCTTGGCTGACTCCCTTCAGTTTCTATGTAGCATGCTTTCATACTTTATCGCCGTGGCAAAGGTGTACATGACCAATGGATTATGTGGTGTTCTTCTGTCTCTGACAAATATAACCACTCACATCTCCCCACTCAACCTGGCTGTAATGGTTCTGGAGAGGTACTCTGCCATCTGCTTCCCACTCAGGCATGCTGAGATTGCCACCA ttgGGCTCATTATCATCTACACATATATTGCAATAATGGTTGAGGCTAAATCTGCATCCTCAAACAAACGCAAGGCTGCAAAAGCCCAAAACACAGTGCTGCTTCACCTAATTCAGCTGGGCCTGTGCCTGTCTTCCTTGGCAGTCAGTGCTTTAAATGAGCTGGCATCACGCTTGGAGGCTCGCACAAGGTCAAATGTTATGTATGTCAATTTCATGGTTTTTATCATTCTTCCCAGGTGTCTGAGTCCACTGATATATGGGATGAGGGATGAAATGTTCAGGcctgtctttatttattatttcacttttgGCCTGAAAATCTAA